One region of Triticum aestivum cultivar Chinese Spring chromosome 6B, IWGSC CS RefSeq v2.1, whole genome shotgun sequence genomic DNA includes:
- the LOC123134705 gene encoding uncharacterized protein, which yields MRTTLLQAGLCQFLRSTDTYLPELTRNDLSQPYVLHQPLAVHPSASLHQRYRREHNFADGGSQAEIQPAHGRPRPQLEQSRPPCAAPHCCSMDSQSTALLMASTNLLLFLSLCSRAVTSVYKSPVMGRLV from the exons ATGCGGACCACGCTTCTACAA GCTGGGTTGTGTCAGTTTTTGAGATCCACGGACACCTACCTGCCGGAGCTCACTCGCAACGACTTGTCCCAGCCGTACGTGCTGCACCAGCCTCTAGCCGTGCACCCATCCGCTTCTCTTCACCAGAGATACAGGCGCGAGCACAATTTCGCGGACGGCGGCAGCCAAGCAGAGATCCAACCAGCTCATGGACGTCCCCGGCCACAGCTTGAGCAGTCGCGCCCCCCTTGCGCTGCACCGCACTGCTGCTCGATGGACAGCCAAAGCACAGCGCTGCTGATGGCTAGCACCAACCTGCTCCTGTTCTTATCTTTGTGCAGCAGAGCAGTTACTTCCGTGTACAAGAGTCCTGTAATGGGGAGACTCGTGTGA